Within Anaerolineae bacterium, the genomic segment GGGAAATCGCCCTTCTGGAAGACCAACCCCGCTCGGCCTCGGTGATTGCCCTGGACGAGACCAATCTGCTCAAGATCAACCGCGAAGATTTTCAGCAATTCATGAATCACCACGCCGCCATTGGCATGAGCATTTCGGAGTCCCTGATTGCCCGTTTGCGCGCAGCCGACGAGGCCCGTGGGAGTAGCTCTGGGCTTGAAAAACGATTGGCCGAACAGATCTCAACCCTGCAAACAGAAAAAGAGCGCCTGGAAGCGTTGCAGAATCTGCGCCAGGAAACAATGGACCTGATTGTTCACGATTTACGCAGTCCCTTAAGCCTCATCTCGGCAGCGGTCAATATGATCAAAATGATGCTCCCGGCAGAGGCCGTGCGGGAGAATGAAGAATTGTTTGAAATTGCCACCTCCAATTGTGAATTGATGACCCGGCTGGTGGATTCCCTGTTGGGCGTGGCCAGGTTAGAATCCGGCCAGGATGAACTGCAACTGGCCGAGACAAATCTATCCGCCCTTATCCAGAAAGTCCTTAACCGAACACCTCCTCTGCTCAAACAAGATATTACTATTCATTACGCCGCGCCCACCAACCTGCCGCCGGTAAGGGTGGATGTGGAAAAGATTGATCGCGTTTTGGCTAACCTCATTGACAACGCGCTCAAATACACGCCCAAAAATGGCCGGGTTACGCTTAACGTTCAGGCGCAGGATGAGCAAATTTGGGTGAGTATTACCAATACCGGCCTCACCATCCCGGCCAAAGATCGGAAACGGATCTTTGAGCGATTTGCCCAGGTCGCCGGCCGCGTGAGACCGCGCGGTTTTGGTTTGGGCCTGGCCTTTTGTCGTTTGGCGGTAGAGGCGCACGGCGGGCGGATCTGGGTGGAGCCGGGCGAGGGCGATACCGGCAACCGTTTTGTCTTTACTTTACCCCTTTTGGCCGGCCATGCCTAAGCCGCTGGTTGTCTTTTTTGGCGACTCACGCGCCGCCGACTGGCCGCCGCCGGATATGCCCCAATTCAACTTCGCCAACCGGGGCGTCGGCGGCCAAACCTCGGCTGAGGCCTTATTCTATTTTGAGAGCGAGGTTAAGCCACTCCGGCCCCAGGTAGTCATTCTCCAAATCGGCGTTAATGATCTGGCTGCGCTGGCCTTTCTCCCCCACCCGCCGGATGATTTGGCGACTGCGTGCCAACACAATATCCAACAACTGGTCCGACAGGCGGTCGGCTGGGGAGCCACGGTGATTTTTACCACTATTTTCCCCCTGGGCGACACTGACCTGTTTTTCTACAACCGGCATCATGCTGCGGAGATTGCCCAGGCCATTGAAACGGTCAATGCCTTCATTCACTCCCTGGCCGCGCCGGAAATTATTATTTTTGACACCCATGCGATTTTGGTGAATGAGGCGGGCAGCGTATCAAGCCCATACGTTCACGATTTTTTACACCTCAACGCGGCCGGTTACGAAGCCCTGAACGGCGAGTTGGTGAAAGTTTTGCGTGGCTTAAGCCCAAAGGTTTGAAAAACCTTTGCGGTCTTTTTATGGCCGCAAAAAGGTGCTGTGCTATCGGCTAAGAGGTTGTTTTAAATGACATAAGGAAACGAAAAGGGAAGCGCAAAAAGTTGCGCAAAAAAGCAAAAAATGTTTTCCTTCCTCA encodes:
- a CDS encoding cyclic nucleotide-binding domain-containing protein, coding for MITETLPASQIERLLAARESWTQPPQVVSDTSIFHLLAMAGREKLATLMTEQHYARGEIVFKEGEVGDAMYIIRSGQVVVLKGDLKAPTILGYWGAGEIIGEIALLEDQPRSASVIALDETNLLKINREDFQQFMNHHAAIGMSISESLIARLRAADEARGSSSGLEKRLAEQISTLQTEKERLEALQNLRQETMDLIVHDLRSPLSLISAAVNMIKMMLPAEAVRENEELFEIATSNCELMTRLVDSLLGVARLESGQDELQLAETNLSALIQKVLNRTPPLLKQDITIHYAAPTNLPPVRVDVEKIDRVLANLIDNALKYTPKNGRVTLNVQAQDEQIWVSITNTGLTIPAKDRKRIFERFAQVAGRVRPRGFGLGLAFCRLAVEAHGGRIWVEPGEGDTGNRFVFTLPLLAGHA
- a CDS encoding SGNH/GDSL hydrolase family protein; its protein translation is MPKPLVVFFGDSRAADWPPPDMPQFNFANRGVGGQTSAEALFYFESEVKPLRPQVVILQIGVNDLAALAFLPHPPDDLATACQHNIQQLVRQAVGWGATVIFTTIFPLGDTDLFFYNRHHAAEIAQAIETVNAFIHSLAAPEIIIFDTHAILVNEAGSVSSPYVHDFLHLNAAGYEALNGELVKVLRGLSPKV